One genomic window of Arvicola amphibius chromosome 4, mArvAmp1.2, whole genome shotgun sequence includes the following:
- the Prr35 gene encoding LOW QUALITY PROTEIN: proline-rich protein 35 (The sequence of the model RefSeq protein was modified relative to this genomic sequence to represent the inferred CDS: deleted 1 base in 1 codon), producing MSREAGSCRVGTGTRARSRKPKKPHYIPRPWGKPYNYKCFQCPFTCLEKSHLYNHMKYSLCKDSLSLLLDSPDWACRRAPPSPRPRVPTPSCSIDFSDPGSQPAVPDVVTDSLSQRRCGRGPKPGPEESPGSLPPLTRAIRKGPGPSNLLTESWKTGLSGGLMSGALGAVASAGSENSVPCYPPPAQGEFPEAQSLHLSLLGVNYPLGPGLFSYLGPSLAAAAAHMPFLASASPLLPPAAFPTPQAPERPGLAPRLYYPLLLEHTLGQSASRTAPTKSSVSLKGPPGALAAPGLLKVSVPGLGAPWPHGTSRDPGHEGELERVAQSNQQKRLPPGNMPELPKAPLKLAKFGCQSSLPTGSSLTFWPEDKEPGNPEAPGPEVHLLEQPQGQVLGSPGQVGEDLTQAFGDYARVEQCLGQLVPTGDLAPRPLREQLGKIRRELFTIHQALARAARPLDTPLDLSVKRVPTKGTKAPAESWGLPEPSPMLARGASEPSRILGPGLEPFSSRTTKCEADSSVPPPALPLQAPEDHGIPGSGWGNRLGAGSSQTPKDTPSLKILPGTEVCPQPP from the exons ATGTCTCGTGAGGCAGGTTCATGTCGAGTGGGCACTGGGACAAGGGCACGGTCAAGAAAGCCCAAGAAACCACACTACATCCCACGACCCTGGGGCAAACCCTATAACTATAAGTGCTTCCAGTGTCCCTTCACCTGCCTGGAGAAGTCCCATCTCTACAACCACATGAAGTACAGCCTCTGcaaggactctctctctctgctgttagACTCTCCCGACTGGGCATGCCGCCGTGCG CCCCCCTCGCCCAGGCCTCGGGTGCCCACCCCCAGCTGCTCCATAGACTTCTCAGACCCGGGTAGCCAGCCTGCTGTGCCAGATGTTGTCACTGACAGCCTTTCCCAGCGTCGTTGTGGCAGGGGCCCCAAACCTGGACCAGAGGAGTCCCCAGGGTCACTGCCCCCTCTGACTAGAGCCATCCGGAAGGGTCCAGGTCCCAGTAACCTCTTGACAGAGTCGTGGAAGACAGGACTGAGCGGTGGTCTGATGAGTGGGGCTCTAGGGGCTGTAGCCTCAGCGGGTTCTGAGAATAGTGTCCCCTGCTACCCACCGCCTGCCCAGGGAGAGTTCCCTGAAGCCCAGAGCCTCCACCTGTCATTGCTGGGTGTCAACTACCCTCTCGGCCCAGGCCTCTTCTCCTATCTGGGGCCCTCACTGGCGGCTGCTGCAGCCCACATGCCCTTCCTGGCCTCAGCAAGCCCCTTGCTGCCCCCTGCAGCCTTCCCAACCCCACAGGCACCCGAGCGCCCAGGCCTGGCCCCCCGCCTGTACTACCCGCTGCTACTGGAGCACACCCTAGGACAGTCAGCAAGCAGGACTGCCCCTACCAAGTCCTCTGTGTCCCTCAAGGGGCCTCCTGGGGCTCTGGCTGCTCCTGGGCTGCTGAAGGTGTCTGTGCCAGGGCTGGGGGCACCCTGGCCCCATGGCACTTCCAGAGACCCAGGGCATGAAGGAGAGCTGGAACGAGTGGCTCAGAGCAACCAGCAGAAGAGGCTGCCCCCGGGCAATATGCCTGAGCTCCCAAAGGCCCCCTTGAAACTGGCAAAATTTGGCTGTCAGAGCAG CCTGCCAACAGGGTCCTCCCTGACATTCTGGCCTGAGGACAAGGAGCCAGGTAATCCTGAGGCCCCAGGCCCTGAGGTCCACCTTCTGGAACAGCCACAAGGTCAAGTGCTAGGAAGTCCGGGCCAAGTGGGAGAGGACCTGACCCAGGCCTTTGGCGACTACGCCAGGGTGGAGCAGTGCTTGGGGCAGCTGGTACCGACTGGGGACCTCGCACCCAGACCTCTACGGGAGCAGCTTGGCAAGATTCGCCGCGAGCTGTTCACCATCCATCAGGCGCTGGCCCGGGCAGCTCGGCCGCTGGACACACCCCTGGACCTCTCAGTGAAGCGGGTGCCTACCAAGGGGACTAAGGCACCTGCAGAGTCCTGGGGGCTGCCCGAGCCAAGCCCTATGCTGGCAAGGGGAGCCTCTGAGCCCTCCAGGATACTAGGTCCTGGACTCGAGCCTTTCTCTAGCCGCACCACCAAGTGCGAGGCTGACTCCAGTGTCCCGCCTCCTGCCCTCCCGCTTCAGGCCCCTGAGGACCATGGAATTCCTGGAAGTGGCTGGGGCAATCGTCTTGGGGCTGGCAGCTCCCAGACCCCTAAGGATACCCCAAGCTTGAAGATCCTCCCAGGTACTGAGGTCTGTCCACAGCCACCTTAA